Genomic DNA from Prunus persica cultivar Lovell chromosome G1, Prunus_persica_NCBIv2, whole genome shotgun sequence:
ATGTTCAGGACCTTGGTGGGGGCATGTCTGGTCAGGACTGTGCCCTGTATCAGAGATCCACTCCACCCCTGAGGATGGGGCTTGTTTATTccaatatatattgtattgttGTCCAATTGAACGAGTCTAGTCCGTCTTACATGACACCGCCCGATTTTAATTAGAATAGTCCTGTGATGCACGTAAATATTGATATCTTAGGAAATATCGACGAATATTTCAATATTGGTGTCTGTTGATGGAAATGTCAAAGCATCATCGCTCTCAGTAGTCAGTTCTAAGTTAACCAAAGTGTCCAAGCAACCTTTTCATGTCACTTTGAGCACCATCTCTCGTAGCTAGTTGTAATTTCGATTATGGTGTGGAATTTGGATGCGAGGTGTGAGTGGTGAATTGAGTACGACTACCAGTTTAGTGTTTTTGGGCAACAATGTGAGTGGTGGTAGCGTCAACAGGTATCAAGGAAAAGGTTGCAGAcgtcaagaaaaagaaaaaagtgaatTGCAATGTAAGACCTGCCAAATATAGGAAAGCATGCTTTAAATTACAACTTTCActcagtttggcattgctatgctgtaaaaataattgttgtcagatttgctgtgagagaaatcaactgtgagagaaagcagttCGGTGTgtggtaaattttttgttaaaagtggtGTTAGTACTGATTCCcgcataataaaaaaaatgattcctgcataatcattAATCTCAGTGCCTCTTCAAAACTGATtcttgcataatcagaaaataaaagcacctcattagatgttttcccttatagctttctttcacagcaatttttaataataagttattttcttatagttTATCAAACGGGTTAggtttctcaaattttttttaaaatcacttatcaccccaaataaaCAATGTCAAACGGGCACTTAAAGCTTATTTCCCAATTCTGATTTTGTTGATGAATGCCCTTCCTAGGAATTTTGATGCCCATCTCTTAAGAGGCAATTTTGAAATGGAAAAAGACAATGATATTCTAGTaagtgaaattgaagaaatttgattcAATGAAAGGCGGCTTTTCAAAAGGGAACTTTAGTTGAGTGGAACTGTCACAACGTTAGAAGGGATGAGGGCTGCATCTGTTGTcaatatatctttcaaacgccCCTCATCATCCTTCCAATATGCATACAAATATGAGGCTACCAGCCCATCCTCCATTCCTAAAAGATGGTTCTCATAGCAAAACCCAAGATAAATCTTTGGACTCAGCAGAATTTCCTTGTGGTAATTTGACTTCAAGTGCTGCTCATCAAGATCTTTGGCGCTATTGTACAACTGATCAATGCATCCTTTGAAAAAGGCATCCCTCAAATGCTTTTATATGAAACCAGGTGGAACAGTCAAAAAACCAAGTGGTTTCTGACCTGTTTGCTCATCATTGTCAATTCTCAGTTTGAGGTTTTTGCAATGAGATTCAGCCCTATTGTGGGGACATAGCAACATCTTTCTACATGCCTCAGTCTGGAAATGCCGAACATCGATGCTGGTGTACAAATTATTCATGCAACCTATTTCCAGAAGTACTGAATGTTTACGGGCACGCCTGACAATGGTTCCCATTGGTATTGTCAAGAAACTCAAGTGAACATCAATAAAATCTTTATCAGACTCTACGAAGATAATTTTGTTGCTCCCCTTGTCCACCACAGCCTTCAAGCTTATAATATATTCTTCACAGTTGTATCAGCCATTGATACTGTAAGAAAGTACGAAGCTGTAAGTTGTTTTCCTGCTTAAACATGAAAGGACTTCAAAATACAAGTCAAGTACTGGGAAAGAGAGACAAAATTTTGGAGAATTAATAGCTTGAAAAACAGGTCAGAGCTTGAACAGataacaaaatcaatgattAACTACAAAGACATAATAAACCATCACTCCATCATACCATCTTGAGTACTAAACTATTCAATTATAAAATTACTAAGCTATTCCAAAAATGATTCAACCTGTTCATATAATTGAAGAAGTGCTAGCAGTGGACTAACCCGAGAGAAGATGAAATCCATTCCTTACGGATTCAAGCATTCAACATAGTTTCAGCTGTTGTAAAGGTCTTTGAAACTACCACAACTGCAAATATCAAAAAGAATATGAATGAACAATAAGAAACCCCACATAGAGCTGGACAATGAAAATTATGTCCGCAACATGGGCCTGGGCAATGAAAATTATCCGCATTTAGAACAGAGATGggaaaattttcatatatacTGCACATTGCAAAGAGGTACTGTCTCAATTACCTTCCAAGGCTCGGTATCAGAGATCATAACAGATGAAGCCATGTAAAGTGGTGTTTGAAAAGTGAAGCAATTACCAAGTCCACCCCAACTCAGGATGCAATTCTCTGCGACAAATAATGTGTGCAGTAACATAATTTAGTAGCACTCGAGAAAACGAGATAGATCAAAGGGTTACCAAGACCACTCCAACACAAGATGCAATTCCCtcgaaaaaagagagaaaaaattgaactctcaGATTGAAGATAGATTTGTGGATGGAAAGAGGCCTTGGGATCACGCTAGGGAAAAGAGAAGATTCGGGCGCCTAATCCTTAGGTAGAGGtacctttttaaatttttaaaaaaataataaatactaTAGCTGCGTGGCAATACCGGTtgtccttttttaattttttttaagagataGTATAGcagcgcggctatactatttaaatttaatatttcatGGGAATATTCGTACGCCTAAGcaggtccttttttttttccaatttaatttttataaatagcaAGCTACGCAGCTAaactatttaaatttaatatttgaagagtGTAGCCGCGCGTCattattatgatattttttaagaacaaatagtatagccgagcggctatacttgttttgacacCTCATCTAATGCTAAGTGGGTCCCTTTTTTTAGCCGGCTATACTCActgatatttttcaaaatagtatagccgcctggcCTTACCAcagtattttgttttataaaacaaatagtatagctgtgCCTATATAGCCCCGATTTTCTTTTatcgataagagtagtttagagcattatccattactataaGGTCATTACTCGAGTCTATATTGTCCCTTTCTTCAACGACGGAGACGTTGAGATCTTATGTTGTATGCTGAATCCTCCACGGCCCAATGGGAAAGAGATTTCATCCCCATACGTTTCATACTTCAAAACTCATAGTTTTTTACAACTTcactcctttcttttttctttttctttttttctctctagaagaaaaacaaagcctgcattattattacatacaacAGGTCATTCATGAAACAAACGGTCATTAAATATTCTGCATAAAGAAATCTCTACTAGCAATTGAACCCGTGACTATGAGTCTGCTACGAGTATCATTATCCATAAGGAAGTGCACACACAGTATCATCCATACTGGAGTTCCAGTTTGTATAAAGGAgaagcatcatcatcattcaaTAGATAAGCAAGCTCTCTTTATAGACTTTTCTTGATTCAGCCGCCTAATGAAGACATCGGTTAGAGCAGAGTCGCTAAGAAAAGTAGCCACCAAAAGACGCAAAGCCTACGATAAGTAACAACACAAGAATCATCAACAATTAAAAAGGGAGAAGGGTGCAGTGAAAAGGGCAACATGAAAACTGTAAACAATTAACTCACCTCCTTCTTGCCAACCTCAACAGTTTCCTCCTTTATGTCAGTGAAAGGTACCTTCAATTCATTTATAATCAGCTTGTCAGTTACCATGAATGCCGTTGATGCTTTCAAATACCCTTGAGTACTTTTATCATGCTTCAATTTGAGTGGAAGTGTCACTGCGTTAGAAGGGATGAGTGTTTTATCAGTAGCCAATATATCCTGCAAACCTCCATCCTCCGGCCAATATATGAGGCCACCAGGCCATCCTCAATTCCTAACAGACAGTTCTCGTGGCAAAAACCAGGAGAAATCTTAGGACTCAAGTGCTGCTCATCAAGATCTTCGACACATTTGCACAACTGATCAATGCACCCTTTGAAAGAGGCATCCCTCATATGCTTTACTATGAAACCAAGTGGAACAGTCAAAAAACTGAAGAGCAAATTAACAAAATCCTCCCCTGCTTCTGCATAACAAACAATATTCTTCGATACGCTAATTGTCAGCTTAACAAcaatcttttcttcttcttctccctcagtCATCGTGTCTCCAAGCAGTAGAGATTCAATACGTGTCAATATTAGTTGATCCAGATTTAAAATGCTCAAATTCGGATTTGGTACAGGATTATGCTTCAGTATAGTTTCAGACAGAGGTTTCTTTGATACTAACGAGCTCAGAAGCAAGTTCAAAACCTGGAAAAAAGCCCATGAGATCAGAAACCACAAACGCTACAGTTGtattagaagaaaaataaaacaattggCAAACAGCATTCAATTCCCTCATGAGCTCTTATATTCAAATTCTGTTGTTCAGTTGTGCTATTCTCATTCATGGCTCCAAGCTTTGTAAATACAGGATTGCTTGCCACCGATAATGGGGACATCATACATAAATCATTCACGGCTCCAAGCAACACATTCCGACCAAATTTTGTTGGGAGATGTCTAATCCGACAAATATTTGCCGGCATACACCTGTGCTGACGAAACTTCGTCGGGAGTTTTCCTAGTTTGCTATTTACAGGAAAACTGTTAAAAATGGCAATTCCTGGCGAATTACTTGAGTGTTGGCAAAGCAATTAACATTTTTAAACCACGACTTGTGATCCTTTGGCCACCTAATTGATATTTTGAGTAATTGAAGAACAATAGCAATCGCTGCATACAAATATTATGTGTATTTTAGTTCTACATGGCAATGTGACATGTGATTTTTCATCTTCATGTACGTGGAAACAAATATATGTGTGGTGCACCAAAGCTGCTCCTGTCGCTTCGTTATTAATGTGTGAATTTAATGAAGAGAGACTGTCAAATCCACATGTCAATGTCCCCAACCACAATTTCTTCACCCCACCCTCTGAACCAGAATTCAGAGCAGGAAGAAGACGACATCTCTCAACCATTCTTCACACTTCAAACAGTAGGTAGACATGGATATACATACGGTTCTTGGGGGCAAAGATATATTCATATTGGTTCCTGATTGGCTAAACACAGAATTTTAATCTGATGGCTCTGGCTTTTTAATAGAGAAACCACAACAATTGGCCCATGAATATGACATTGATGCATTAGTAAAAAATTCTGAACCACAGAAATATGAGACAATCCAATTAGAAAATATCATTCTAATAAAATATGCAATTGAATGAGGACATTTGATATTTTTAGTAGGAAATCCAGTTTCTCTCCTAATCCATCCTCTCTTAAGCTTCTTAAGCTTTTAATTAAATACTTTTAGTAGTTTAATTATCCCGTAGTTTATGCTAATTATGTTTGAAGTCAGATTTACTATACTCCGGCATAcaccgcgcggctatactgttaggATATTATATTTTAGGTTATAGCCGCCCGGCGGTACTTAAAAAATATTCTAAATATTCTACTTTGGAGTATAGCTATACCGTTTACATTTATATTTATGGAGTATAGCCAGCCGGCTATGCGATTTAAAGGTATAGAATAGTAAATGGAATATTTTAAAGGTATAGCCACCCGGCTATACGCTTTGAatatattatgttttaattacttctatttatttaatgaagtattagtatttaaatattttaattaattgaataaaaattacttaataaatactatttaattatatttaattatcttaaataattttgtggaatttaaaattatttttaaaatagtttcaattatttaaaaattctagaaaattattttagtattCTAAAACTGGAATTTTAGtctccaaaccctaaatccaagTGTCGAACTTATCCGAACTTGTTCCATAACCGTTTGCAAGTTGTAAACCTACTGTTGGGCACTTAGGACTCAATTAGGCTTGGATAATCACGTAACTCGACCTAGGGCTTTACGATTTAAGTTTCGCTCTCAGTCTTGTGATCAAAATATATTGCATGTTATATATCAGATCAAATACTGCAAATTTAGTCATAGCTAGCTTAGTggaatttgtaatttttactTCACGACCATAGTTCATTCCATGTTATTCTTCAATAAGATCGGAGAATGATTAGAACAAAATACAAGCAATGATTCATAACTACAGATTAACGAAATCCCCCCCTACTTGTGCATAACAAACAATCTTCTTTGATTTGCTAGCTATAAGCTTGACAGAAAATGTTTTCTTCATCCTCATTCATTGTGTCTCCAAACAAATGGGATTCAGTCTTACAACTTACAACTGGTCGATGAAATAAAGAAGGCACCACATGCCAACAAAGTCCTATTTTAATACAAGCTTTTAGaagagaagatgaaaagaaCTAAAGATAGATCCTCATATGGATCTTATATTAACCAAGCTCTCATTATTCTTGCTTCGACTGCCAATGCAGGTATTGATTAGAGAAGAggcacaaaacaaaagatgcAAAGCCTGCAAATAAGCAAGAAAACCACTAGTCATCAGAAAAATCCTCTTTGGTAGATATCCACTAAATCAGATGACCTGAAGCTTCAGAATTAGAGACGCATATACTCTATGTACAGTCAAGTTGATGTGGCattcacaaaaacacaaacaatatCTGTAGATTGATTCAAATCATCGACCGTAATGAGCATAGCCACTTAAAACACAAtatagtttactaatttggaagataGGAATACAATTTCATCTTAATTAGCATAAAGCCAAAGACCAAAATGTAGTAactaattttacaaaaatattattaaaaaatatatcaaaattacacacaatgcCACTCCTTCTAAGGCAAGCATACTATGTCATATTTCCATATCCAGCCAACCGCCACAGCCGGCCAGCCACCCGCAGCCGGCCACCACCGCAGGCCAGCCAATCCTTGAATTTTCAATATAGAAAAACACTAAGgagatttttattatttttaattgaaaataaataaaaatgataataataacatGAGTTATAACATCCATGGTTTTTCCTTGGTAGTTCATAgaacttttattttgaatacaagcgataatctaaattacaagaGGAGaggggtttctcacacacacaaccaaGATGTCATGGGTTCAAACCTGAgaccttgttttttttccttttctttttcttcgcTACAAAAGAGTCTAAGAGAATGACAACTAGAATCTACCTTCATGTAATGGCCAATATGGGAGCAAGaataaatacatgaattatatCCCATATTTAAAACCCACCAATAGtaaataaatacaagaataaataagaaaaaaattgatattaaaaaaaaaaaaaaaaggctgtATAATATATTGAAATCCCTATATTATGGATGCCCATCAGTCATCAAGAAGTTCACAATCAATCCTCTGAAAATAAACCTTGTTTGCAGCAAGATCATAGGCAACATTATAAAATTGCTGAGCCATAATtccaacaaaattcaagtcATTGCCAACAGGAGACTCTTGCAAAGCCATACAAAACTCATTCTGGCCATACTCTTGGAAAAGGCTCTCAATGTCCAAACCCAACTCAGCCCCATCTGCAAAGTTCAAGACAACATCTGGAAACCCAACAAGGTCTTGGCTTATAATCCCCTTGTAGCATAAAGCCGAAGGAATATCAGGCTCTTCTACTGTTTCCAACTTTCCATCCATCAACTTTGCACTTCAGCACTAAGCACATCATATGCACCTTTGGCTAGGAAGCTTAATGTTGTCCCAGAATCAAAGACTGTTCCACCAGTGCCTGATGGTGTTCTTTTGAAAATTTCTGGATCAATTTCGAGCCGCCTTTCAGAGAGGCTGATGCCCTCTAAGGTCAAATAGTAGAGGTCATTGTAGACTTCAAGTGGAGTTGAAAGGCCTTCTATCTTTGCACCATCGCCTAAGATTAGTTGGTTATGAGGGTACTTAGGATCCTTTATGCTACCAATGCAATAAGAGAATTTTGACCCCAATTGGGTTGCCAAAGATATGCTTGAAGGTCCAAGACCAAGTATTTCCACTAGGTTGGCCATTGTAACCATCATTGTCATCGGCACAACCAAAAACCACATTTGCGACAGGGCTAATGCCTTCGTCGGACGTGTCCAAGGTGAACTTTTCGGTCCCAAGAAGTCCGGCTACATCAGTGCCATCAAGGTACTTGTGAGAGAACTTGCAATTGTTTGAGGGGTCACATTTGTCACTAGGGGAAATGGTGCAATAGGGAGAGTTGCATTGTAATGTGGTGTATGTTGAGGACTTGGAAGGGTCAAAAAGTGGAGTGGCTTGTTCAAAACACTTGGTGCAAGGAAGGCATTGAACCCACAATAAGTTGCTGCCTGTGTCTACGGTCAAGAGCTGTGGAACTGGTGGCTCACCGATTGAGAAACTTGCCATGAATTGTGCTCCATTGTCCTCACCAACAAGCCCGGCACGAGTATCGTCTGTCACAAAAACAATAGACTTTGCTCCCAAGTATGCTAAGCGTGCCATGGAGGTTTTCAACGTGTGCATAGCATGGTCTTTGATGGTTGCATTAGGGTTGTAGTAAGGAGACAAAGCCGAATCGCGATGAATGAGTTTTGTTGCAAAACTCCTTGGTCTTTCGATGGTGGAAGCTGTGGCGGTTAAGCATaacaaatttaagaaaataacaaaattagtAAGCGAGAGCCTAACAGGTTTTGCAAACTGGGCTGCCATGGCTACTGGTTAAAAGAACACAGAATTGTTTAAGGCAGACGAGGCATGAT
This window encodes:
- the LOC18780983 gene encoding probable aspartic protease At2g35615 is translated as MAAQFAKPVRLSLTNFVIFLNLLCLTATASTIERPRSFATKLIHRDSALSPYYNPNATIKDHAMHTLKTSMARLAYLGAKSIVFVTDDTRAGLVGEDNGAQFMASFSIGEPPVPQLLTVDTGSNLLWVQCLPCTKCFEQATPLFDPSKSSTYTTLQCNSPYCTISPSDKCDPSNNCKFSHKYLDGTDVAGLLGTEKFTLDTSDEGISPVANVVFGCADDNDGYNGQPSGNTWSWTFKHIFGNPIGVKILLLHW
- the LOC109946786 gene encoding aspartyl protease UND encodes the protein MDGKLETVEEPDIPSALCYKGIISQDLVGFPDVVLNFADGAELGLDIESLFQEYGQNEFCMALQESPVGNDLNFVGIMAQQFYNVAYDLAANKVYFQRIDCELLDD